In one Corallococcus silvisoli genomic region, the following are encoded:
- the purU gene encoding formyltetrahydrofolate deformylase, with product MTERPTQYILTLSCPDQRGIVHAVSGWLAEHGCNILDSAQYGDPQTRLFFMRVHFADELAKTEPAALREAFAVLAPRFSMDWHLHDAAVKPRMLLMVSKIGHCLNDLLYRYRSGILPVEIPAIVSNHRDFYQLAASHDIPFHHLPVTAENKAQQEARLLELVHEQRVDLVVLARYMQILSAETCDALRGRLINIHHSFLPSFKGARPYQQAYDRGVKLIGATAHFVTGDLDEGPIIEQDVERVDHTLSPEALTAMGRDVESMVLGRAVTWFVQHRILLNGHKTVVFR from the coding sequence GAGCACGGTTGCAACATCCTCGACAGCGCGCAGTACGGCGACCCGCAGACGCGGCTGTTCTTCATGCGCGTGCACTTCGCGGATGAGCTGGCGAAGACCGAACCCGCGGCGCTGCGCGAGGCGTTCGCGGTGCTCGCGCCGCGCTTCTCCATGGACTGGCACCTGCATGACGCGGCGGTGAAGCCCCGCATGCTGTTGATGGTCTCGAAGATTGGCCACTGCCTGAACGACCTGCTGTATCGCTACCGCAGCGGCATCCTGCCGGTGGAGATTCCGGCCATCGTGTCCAACCACCGCGACTTCTACCAACTGGCCGCGTCCCACGACATCCCGTTCCATCACCTGCCGGTGACGGCGGAGAACAAGGCCCAGCAGGAGGCGCGGCTGTTGGAGTTGGTGCACGAGCAGCGGGTGGACCTGGTGGTGCTCGCCCGGTACATGCAGATCCTCTCGGCGGAGACGTGCGATGCGCTGCGGGGGCGGCTCATCAACATCCACCATTCGTTCCTGCCCAGCTTCAAGGGGGCTCGGCCCTACCAGCAGGCGTACGACCGGGGCGTGAAGCTGATTGGCGCGACGGCCCACTTCGTCACGGGCGACCTGGACGAGGGACCCATCATCGAACAGGACGTGGAGCGCGTGGACCACACGCTGTCGCCCGAAGCGCTGACGGCCATGGGGCGCGACGTGGAGAGCATGGTGCTGGGCCGCGCGGTGACGTGGTTCGTGCAGCACCGCATCCTGCTCAACGGGCACAAGACCGTCGTGTTCCGCTGA